The genomic interval TCAGCCACGGCGACTGGGTCACGAAGAGTTCCGGCAGCTCGGCCACGTCCAGCGCCGCGCCCGCCTCGGCGTAGAGCCGGTAGACCCGGGGATACTGCCGGTGGTCGACCCGGATCGCGGCGGCCAGATAGGAGAGCCGGAAGCCGCGCTCGTTCCACATCCCGAAGAACGCCTTGACCACGTCGTCGAAGCCGCGCAGCTCGCGCAGCGCGGTCAGCGCGCCACGGTCGGCCGGATGCTCCCAGGCGCGGGAGCTGATCCCGCTGAGTGTCAACCTCCGTCGGGCCGGAGTGGGACTCGTGCCGTCGGTCGTCATGGTGTCCCCCCGCCCGCCGCTGCGTCGGCCTCTCCTGCCGATCGTGCCGCAGCGACCCGGATACGTCCATAAGCGGACCAGGGTCAGTCCGTCACCGGACGCGGACGAAGGCGGCGGCGTCCAGCGCAGGGCCGGCGGCGCCGTCCACCACCAGGTCGGCCCGTTCGGCGGTACGGTCCGCGGCGAAGTGCGCCCGCTCACCGCGACGCCAGACCGTGAGTCGAGGTGCCAGCGCGGCGCCGTCCCGGGCCAGGGTACGGTCCCGGCACAGCCGCGCCGGTGCGGTCACGAAGACGGCGAGGCTGAGTTCGGCGGCGATCACCGCACGGGCGCTGGAGACTCCTTCGACGATCACCACCGGGGCGGGCGGCACCACCGTCCAGTCCGGCCCGAAGCGGCCACGGGTCCAGTCGTAGCGGCGGTACCGTGCCGGGCGGCCGGCCCGCAGCGGGGCGAGTATCCACTCCTCCAGCCGGGGCCAGAAGGTGAACTGGTCCGCCCAGCCGTCGAGCAGGTCGTCGGTGTGCACCACCGGCGTCTTCGGCCCGTCGGCCGGCGTCTTCGGTCCGTCGGCCGGCGTCTTCGGTCCGTCGGCCGGCGGGTTCCGTCCATCGGGCGGCGGGTTCCGTCCGTCGGCCGGATTGGTGGAGGGTCCGTCGGCGGATCGGAGGGTGTCGTCGAGTGCCGGGGCGGCGTCGAGCGCGGCCGCCAGCCGGCTGGCGAAGACGGTCTTGCCGGCTCCGCTCGGCCCGTCGACGGCGACCAGCCGGGTCGGTCCCAGCCGGGCCGGCCGGCGCAGGATCCGCGCCGCCAACTCGGCGTACGCCTCGACCACGGGTGACATCCGGCCGACCCTACTCCGGGCTGACCTGGGCCGGGAGACACTGATCCGGTGTCGGATCAGGATCGGGGGGTGGCCGCACTGCTGGCTCGCTCCCGTGTCGGGGTACGCCGGTTGACGCCGCTGGAGACGCTCGCGGCCGGACGGCGCGGGGCGCTGCTGGTGGACACCCGTACCGATCAGCAGCGGGCGGAGCAGGGCGAACTGCCGGGCGCACTGGTGATCGACCGGACCGTACTGGAGTGGCGACTCGATCCGGCGAGCGGGTCGCGGATCCCGGAGGCGGTCGGTTACGACCTCGAAGTCGTGGTGGTCTGCCGGCAGGGTTACAGCTCCAGCCTGGCGGCGGCCAGCCTCCGCGGCGTCGGTTTGTGGCGGGCGACGGACCTGATCGGCGGCTTCGAGGCGTGGCGGCGGGCCGGACTCCCCCGTGCCGACGGCCCGGCCGACGTGCGGAGGTGATCCCTGCCCTCGACGCGACAGCCCGGAGCCTCCCACCGCCGTCGCCCGGCAGCCCCGGAGCCTCCCGTCGAATGGGCGGCTATCTCGTCGGAACGCCCGGGGCGGAGGCGGAGGCGGAGGCGGAGGCGGAGGCGGGGGCGGGGGCGGAGGCGGAGGCGGGGGCGGGGGCCGGCGGTGCGCCCGGCGGGACGAACGGTAGCCCGGCCGGTGGCCCCTGCTCGACGAGCCGCCACAGGGCGGCGGTGTCGAGGTGCTCCTCCACCAGGTCGCCGAGGAGGTCCAGGGTGCGTTCCCGGGCCGCCGCGAACGAGGTGTCCGGGGCGACCTGGAAGCCGTGCCGGCCGGCCAGTCGGGCCACCTCGGTGAGGAAGCGCCGACGAAACCCGTCCGAAGTGAAGGCGCCGTGCCAGTGGGTGCCGAAGAGGTGACCGAGCGCCGCTCCCTCCGGTCGGCCGTCCGAAGAGCGGATCAGCGGCGACGGTGCCGGGTCGGCGTTGGAGACGTACCCGTGGTGGATCTCGTAGCCCTGGACCGGGACCGACCCGAACGCCGTGCCCGCCGAGCGCGTCACGGTCTTGGCGGCGCCGAAAGTGATCTCGATGGGCAGCAGGCCGAGGCCGGCGACCCGGCCACGCCCACTCTCCACCTCGTCGTCGATGCTGCGGGCGAGCATCTGGAAACCGCCGCAGATGCCGAGCAGCGGTCGACCGGCGGCCACGTGTGCGTGCACCACGTCGGCCAGCCCGGTACGGCGCAGCCACTCCAGGTCCGCCACCGTCGACTTCGTGCCCGGCAGTACGACGAGATCGGCGGCGGCCACCTCGGCCGGCTCGACGGTCAACCGGACCCGTACCCCCGGCTCGGTGGCGAGCGCCTCCACGTCGGTGGCGTTGGAGACCCGGGGCAGCCGGACCACCGCCACGTCCAGCCACTCACCGCCCTTCGGCGGCGCCGGGCGGCCGAGCACCCGCCCGTAGGCGAGCGAGTCCTCGGCGTCCAGCCACAGGTCGACGTGCCACGGCAGCACCCCGTACGTCGGCCGTCCGGTGAGCCGGTTCAACATGTCGAGGCCGGGACGGAGCAGGTCCAGATCGCCCCGGAACTTGTTGACCACGAAGCCGGCCACGAGTTCCTGGTCGGCGGCGTCCAGCAGGGCCACGGTGCCGAACATCGACGCGAAGACGCCGCCCCGGTCGATGTCGCCGACCACGATCGTGGGCAGTCGGGCGTGCCGGGCCAGGCCCATGTTGGCGTAGTCGGTGTCCCGAAGGTTGATCTCCGTAGGGCTGCCCGCTCCCTCGCAGACCACCACGTCGTACTCCGCGCGCAGCTCGGCGAGCGCCTCGAAGGCGGCCGTCGCCAGCCGGGGACGGAGGGCACGGAAGTTGCCGGCGGTGACGGTGTCCACCGCCCGGCCGAGCAGCACCACCTGGCTCGACCGGTCACTACCGGGCTTCAGCAGTACCGGATTGAACCGCAGGTCCGGCGACACTCCACAGGCGGCGGCCTGCATGGCCTGGGCTCGACCGATCTCCCCGCCCCGCCCGTCCGGCCCGATCACCACCGCCGAGTTGTTGGACATGTTCTGGGCCTTGAACGGCGCCACCCTGACCCCCTGGCGGTGCAGCCAGCGGCAGATACCGGCGGTGAGCACGCTCTTGCCGGCGTCCGAGGTGGTGCCCGCGACCAGCAGTCCACCGCGCGCGGCCCGCACGGCGCTCACCGACCCGGCCGGGCTCGCCGACCCGACGGACTCTCCATGTGGGACCGGGCACCGAGTCGGGTCAACCGGCGGGTCAGCCAACCGGTCGTGACCCGACGCGGCCGGCTGGTCGCCGCGTACGCCACCGTCACGCCCAGCGCGGCGAGCCCGACCGCGCCGGAGAGCCGGGCGGCCCGATCGATGTGCCGCGCCTCCGGCCGAGGCCCGTCGCCGAGGAAGGGCCGCACCTCACACCGTCCGAAGTAGACGTTGCGGCCGCCCAGCCGGACGCCCAGCGCACCCGCCATCGCCGCCTCGCACTGTCCGGCGTTCGGGCTGGGATGGTCCGCCCGGTCGCGCCGCCAGACGTGCCAGGCACGTGTCCGGTCTCCCCTGACCAGCGGGGCGGCGCCGATGGTGAGCAGCCCGGTCAGCCGGGAGGGCACCAGGTTGAGCGCGTCGTCGAGGCGGGCGGCGGCGGTGCCGAACCGGGCGTACCGCTCCGAGCGGTGCCCGACCATCGCGTCCAGGGTGTTCACCGCCCGGTAGCCGAGCAGACCGGGCAGTCCCGCCACCGCACCCCAGACCAGTGGCGCGACCACCGCGTCGGAGGTGTTCTCCGCCACCGACTCGACGGTGGCCCGGGCGAGTTCCGGCTCGTCGAGTGCGGCAGGGTCGCGTCCGCAGAGGTGGCCCAGCCGTTGCCGGGCCGCCGGCAGGTCCGCCCGGCGAAGCGCCTGGCTCATGACCGTGGCCTCGCGGCGCAGCGTCCGCCCGCCGAGCACCGTCCAGGTGGCGGCGGCGACCAGCGCCGCGCGGGCCAGCGGCCGATGCCGGGTGGCGGCCGCCGCCGCCGCGCCGAGCACCACTGGTACGCCGACCGCCAGCGCCGCGAACCCGGCCCCCGAGGTACGCCGGGGCTGGTACAACCGCCGTTCGAGCGCCGCCGCGAACTGCCCGAACCCGGCGACCGGATGCCCCCGGCGGGGATCACCGAGGAGCGCGTCGAGTGCATAGCCGGCGGCCAGTCCGGCGGCGTTCGCCGCACCGCTGCCCAGCCACCCGGACGCCGCGCCCCGGCTGCCGGTCCGGTTCGCCCCGGCGGGCCACATCCTGCCGCGCAAGCCCGCCTCGTCGGCGGTTCCGGACGACCTGCTGTCGGTTCCGGGCAACCTGCTGTCTGGCCGCACTGCGACCACCTCCCCCGCCGGAGCCTAGTCCGGCCGCCCGGAGGCCGATCGCCGCTCCGCTGACCAGCGCCTCCGTCGGTAGGGCAGGCGCACCGGTGACCAGTGCCTCCGTCGGCAGGGCAGGCGCACCGGTGACCAGTGCCTCCGTCGGCAGGGCAGGCGCACCGGTGACCAGTGCCTCCGTCGGCAGGGCAGGCGCACCGGTGACCAGTGCCTCCGTCGGCAGGGCAGGCGCACCGGCAGATGCGCCGACGGCGGGCCGGCACGTCACCGGATAGGGTCGCGGACGAGCCCGCGACGGCGGGGGTACCCAGCCGGGAGGCCCCGTACGACCAGACACCCGGCACAATCCGGCCGACGGGAGGCGTAAGTGCTGGCCATCGATGTACCCAGCGAGGAGGTCCGATGACCAGTGTGACGGCCGTCACCGGGGAGTCCGCGGGCGGATCGGCTGCCGCCGGTGGGGTCGTACCGGCCGACCGAGCGGCGCAGATCGACCGAGCGGCGGAGACTGACCGAGCCGGGGATGGCGGCGGGCGGGGCGGCGTCGACTCGGCGGCGGGTGCCGGCCGGACGGGACGAGGCGGTGCGGACGGTGGACTGCACCGGCTGCCGTCCCTGACCGGATTGCGGTGGGTCGCCGCGATGCTGGTCTTCGGCTTTCACATCGGCACCATGCAGATCGTCGCCGAGCCCGACTATCGCCAGATCGTCGACTGGGTCTTCACGCTCGGCCTCTCCGGGGTGCAGTTCTTCTTCATCCTCAGCGGCTTCGTGCTGGTCTGGTCCGCCCGGCCCGGCGACACGAAGCGTGCGTTCTGGCGGCGTCGGGCGGCGAAGATCTACCCGAACCACGTCGTCACCTGGGCCGTGGTCATCGCCCTCGGGTTGTACTGGGCCGACCCCGTCAACATCAAGGCGGCGCTGGCCAACCTCTTCCTGGTGCAGGCCTGGATCCCGGTCGACGGCTACTTCTACAGCATCAACAACGTCAGTTGGTCGCTCGCCTGCGAGATGTTCTTCTATCTCACGCTGCCGTTCGTCCTCCCGCTGATCCGCCGGATGCGGGCGTGGCAGCTCTACGCCGTGCTCGTCGCCATGCCCCTGCTCATCCTGTTGATGTGGCCGGGCCAGCAACTGCTGCCGGAGACCGTCCGCTGGTGGTTCACGCAGATCTTCCCGGTCGTACGCTCCTTCGAGTTCTGGATGGGCGTCGCCGCCGCCGAACTCATGCTGCGGGGGAAGTGGCGAGGGCCGGGTTTGCTCCTCTCCACCGGTCTCTTCGTCGCGATCTGGGTGGCGTCGATGGAGTGGATCCGGGCGGAACTCTGGACCACCGTGCTGGCCTTCGGTTACATCCTGGTGATCGCCAGTGCCGCCCGGGCGGACACCACCGGTCGCTGGTCCCCGTGGCGGTCCCGTCCCCTGGTCTGGCTCGGCGAGGTGTCGTTCGCGTTCTATCTGGTCCATGTCTTCCTGATCAAGGCCATCTTCCGGTTCACCGGGCACAGCGGTGGGTTCCCCGGCTGGCAGGGGCCGGCCGTCGCGCTCGCCATGCTGGTGGTGAGCCTGTTCGCCGCCTGGTTGCTCTTCCGGTTCGTCGAGACGCCGATGATGCGTCTGCTCAATCCTCGGCGTCGACCTCGACCCACACCGCTGCCGCCCGGTGTCGTACGGCAACGGCAGCCCGACCGACCCGGTGAACCGACTCCGGATGCCGGGTCGGAGCCCGCCGGGACGGAGCCGGCGGGGACGGAGCCGGCGGGGATGGCGCCAGCGGGGACGGAGCCGGCGGGGGTGTCGGGTGGCGATGCTGCCGGGCCGGGGCAGGAGCGGCCGGAGCGGGTGAGTTCGGAGAGCCAGGCGACCGGGGCGGTGCCGGCACCCCGACGCGATCAGGAGTCTCGCGAGGATTCCGGAAGCCCGTCCCGGGCAAGGGCATAGCCCGCAGGGCCGGCCGAACCCTGCGATGCCCGGGCACGAGGCCCTCCGACGGCGGTGCGACCCGCTCGCCAGTACCACATCGCCCCTCGCTTTGAGACCGTGCGGCGAATTCGAGGCTGCCCGCCTAGACGGTTCGGGTGGGGAGATCGGCCAGTGCCGCGACCGATCTCCCCACCCTCGGTCAGCCCGGACGGCGGTGCGGAGGCGACCACCGCGTCGATCCGGGCGAACCGTTGTCCGGCCGACTATCGGACCGGACCGCCGGACCAGGCACGG from Plantactinospora sp. BC1 carries:
- a CDS encoding uridine kinase, whose protein sequence is MSPVVEAYAELAARILRRPARLGPTRLVAVDGPSGAGKTVFASRLAAALDAAPALDDTLRSADGPSTNPADGRNPPPDGRNPPADGPKTPADGPKTPADGPKTPVVHTDDLLDGWADQFTFWPRLEEWILAPLRAGRPARYRRYDWTRGRFGPDWTVVPPAPVVIVEGVSSARAVIAAELSLAVFVTAPARLCRDRTLARDGAALAPRLTVWRRGERAHFAADRTAERADLVVDGAAGPALDAAAFVRVR
- a CDS encoding rhodanese-like domain-containing protein, giving the protein MSDQDRGVAALLARSRVGVRRLTPLETLAAGRRGALLVDTRTDQQRAEQGELPGALVIDRTVLEWRLDPASGSRIPEAVGYDLEVVVVCRQGYSSSLAAASLRGVGLWRATDLIGGFEAWRRAGLPRADGPADVRR
- a CDS encoding cobyric acid synthase, coding for MRAARGGLLVAGTTSDAGKSVLTAGICRWLHRQGVRVAPFKAQNMSNNSAVVIGPDGRGGEIGRAQAMQAAACGVSPDLRFNPVLLKPGSDRSSQVVLLGRAVDTVTAGNFRALRPRLATAAFEALAELRAEYDVVVCEGAGSPTEINLRDTDYANMGLARHARLPTIVVGDIDRGGVFASMFGTVALLDAADQELVAGFVVNKFRGDLDLLRPGLDMLNRLTGRPTYGVLPWHVDLWLDAEDSLAYGRVLGRPAPPKGGEWLDVAVVRLPRVSNATDVEALATEPGVRVRLTVEPAEVAAADLVVLPGTKSTVADLEWLRRTGLADVVHAHVAAGRPLLGICGGFQMLARSIDDEVESGRGRVAGLGLLPIEITFGAAKTVTRSAGTAFGSVPVQGYEIHHGYVSNADPAPSPLIRSSDGRPEGAALGHLFGTHWHGAFTSDGFRRRFLTEVARLAGRHGFQVAPDTSFAAARERTLDLLGDLVEEHLDTAALWRLVEQGPPAGLPFVPPGAPPAPAPASASAPAPASASASASASAPGVPTR
- a CDS encoding cobalamin biosynthesis protein, with translation MRGRMWPAGANRTGSRGAASGWLGSGAANAAGLAAGYALDALLGDPRRGHPVAGFGQFAAALERRLYQPRRTSGAGFAALAVGVPVVLGAAAAAATRHRPLARAALVAAATWTVLGGRTLRREATVMSQALRRADLPAARQRLGHLCGRDPAALDEPELARATVESVAENTSDAVVAPLVWGAVAGLPGLLGYRAVNTLDAMVGHRSERYARFGTAAARLDDALNLVPSRLTGLLTIGAAPLVRGDRTRAWHVWRRDRADHPSPNAGQCEAAMAGALGVRLGGRNVYFGRCEVRPFLGDGPRPEARHIDRAARLSGAVGLAALGVTVAYAATSRPRRVTTGWLTRRLTRLGARSHMESPSGRRARPGR
- a CDS encoding acyltransferase, whose amino-acid sequence is MTSVTAVTGESAGGSAAAGGVVPADRAAQIDRAAETDRAGDGGGRGGVDSAAGAGRTGRGGADGGLHRLPSLTGLRWVAAMLVFGFHIGTMQIVAEPDYRQIVDWVFTLGLSGVQFFFILSGFVLVWSARPGDTKRAFWRRRAAKIYPNHVVTWAVVIALGLYWADPVNIKAALANLFLVQAWIPVDGYFYSINNVSWSLACEMFFYLTLPFVLPLIRRMRAWQLYAVLVAMPLLILLMWPGQQLLPETVRWWFTQIFPVVRSFEFWMGVAAAELMLRGKWRGPGLLLSTGLFVAIWVASMEWIRAELWTTVLAFGYILVIASAARADTTGRWSPWRSRPLVWLGEVSFAFYLVHVFLIKAIFRFTGHSGGFPGWQGPAVALAMLVVSLFAAWLLFRFVETPMMRLLNPRRRPRPTPLPPGVVRQRQPDRPGEPTPDAGSEPAGTEPAGTEPAGMAPAGTEPAGVSGGDAAGPGQERPERVSSESQATGAVPAPRRDQESREDSGSPSRARA